A single Xiphias gladius isolate SHS-SW01 ecotype Sanya breed wild chromosome 18, ASM1685928v1, whole genome shotgun sequence DNA region contains:
- the lmbr1l gene encoding limb region 1 homolog-like protein isoform X1, which produces METDDVSVREQLFHNRVRETIICVLLFTCLYMVSYLILTHFKKTAEFVTDDIEDATVNKIALWLCTFTLSVAVCAVLLLPISILSNEVLLTFPQSYYMQWLNGSLIHGLWNLVFLFSNLSLVFLMPFAYFFTESEGFAGSKKGVMARVYEAVVLLLLLALLVLGIVWVASALLHDNIARKSLYDLWEYYLPYLYSGISLFGVLLLLLCTPFGLSRMFSVTGNLLVKPRLLEDVEDTLSCTTFEEDSLSRKLNCESTSCWVKLNMEAMKKEYQTVRSKRIALEMRRKASPWQRNLGYPLAMLVLLALTVMCVLMVCFNVLELLLDETAMPRGMEDPHLGLASFSMFGSLGAAVQVVLILYLMVSSVVGFYSSPLFTGLLPRAQDTNLTQIIGNCVSLLILSSALPVFSRTLGITRFDLLGDFGRFNWLGNFYIVFLYNMLFAGLTSASLIKTVTWAVQRELIRAFGLHRLPLTVSRSTVPFRLLLTSGLSKIQ; this is translated from the exons ATGGAAACGGACGACGTGTCGGTTAGAGAGCAACTTTTCCACAACCGCGTCCGGGAGACCATA ATCTGTGTGCTCCTGTTTACATGCCTGTACATGGTGTCCTACCTCATACTCACTCACTTCAAGAAGACTGCCGAGTTTGTCACAG ATGATATTGAAGATGCCACCGTCAACAAAATTGC gCTGTGGTTGTGTACGTTCACCCTGTCTGTTGCGGTGTGTGCTGTTCTCCTTCTCCCCATCTCCATTTTGTCCAATGAGGTGCTGCTCACCTTCCCACAGAGCTACTACATGCAGTGGCTCAATGGATCTCTTATACACG GCTTGTGGAATCtagttttccttttctccaaTTTGTCCCTGGTCTTCCTCATGCCCTTTGCCTACTTCTTCACAGAATCTGAGGGATTTGCAGGGTCCAAAAAG GGGGTGATGGCACGAGTGTATGAAGCAgttgtgctgctgttgctgctggctCTGCTTGTGCTGGGCATTGTGTGGGTGGCATCAGCCCTCCTCCATGACAATATAGCCAGGAAGAGCCTCTATG ACTTGTGGGAGTATTACCTCCCCTACCTGTACTCAGGCATCTCTTTGTTTGGAGTGTTGCTGCTTTTGT TGTGCACTCCATTTGGGTTGTCCCGAATGTTTAGTGTAACTGGCAACCTACTGGTCAAACCAAGG CTGTTGGAAGATGTAGAAGATACACTGAGCTGCACCACATTTGAGGAGGACTCGCTCTCCAGGAAACTGAACT GTGAAAGTACTTCATGCTGGGTCAAGCTGAACATGGAGGCAATGAAAAAAGAGTACCAAACAGTCCGGAGCAAGCGCATCGCTCTGG agatgcgTAGGAAAGCATCCCCATGGCAGCGAAACTTGGGCTATCCACTGGCCATGCTTGTGCTCCTCGCACTGACG GTGATGTGTGTGCTGATGGTCTGTTTCAATGTATTGGAGTTGCTCCTGGATGAGACAGCTATGCCCAGAGGAATGGAG gacCCTCACCTGGGACTGGCCTCCTTCTCTATGTTCGGCTCACTGGGTGCAGCAGTTCAAGTAGTCCTTATCCT CTACCTAATGGTCTCCTCAGTGGTGGGTTTCTATAGTTCCCCTCTCTTCACTGGGCTCCTGCCTCGTGCACAGGACACTAACCTCACACAG ATAATTGGAAACTGTGTTTCACTGCTTATCCTGAGCTCTGCACTGCCAGTCTTTTCACGCACACTTG GGATCACCCGCTTTGATCTACTGGGGGACTTTGGTCGGTTTAACTGGCTTGGGAACTTCTACATAGTCTTCCTGTACAACATGCTGTTTGCTGGTCTCACCTCTGCCTCCCTGATCAAGACAGTCACCTGGGCAGTTCAGAGAGAGCTCATCCGTGCCTTTG GTCTGCACAGGCTGCCTTTAACTGTGTCACGCTCCACCGTCCCCTTCAGACTTCTCCTGACCAGTGGACTTTCGAAAATCCAGTGA
- the dhh gene encoding desert hedgehog protein has translation MKQSWWARLAQPGLLAAWTCIWLVQGCGPGPGYGIRPRPRKLTAMHYKQFFPNFSENNLGASGRAEGKITRNSERFNELVCNYNPDIVFKDEENTNADRFMTKRCKDCLNRLAIAVMNQWPGVHLRVTEAWDEDGHHPPGSLHYEGRAVDITTDDRETEKYGLLAQLAVEAGFDWVHYESKYHIHCSVKADHSVAVEKGGCFPGWARVTVAEGGQKSLSSLAPGDRVMALSGTGQVVFSKVILFLHRDQESWSTFLSLETEDGHRLALTPHHLVFLAPHCRLDSSEYQAKFASRAKTGDCVLIHTAEGHVRPSRISSVSVEESMGVYAPLTEAGTLFVDGVLASNYALVEHHRLAHWAFGPVRLLSSFNQLLWGETTKEQQNTDGETACAKTPIHCSTLATKDKASVYVTNGILNKQDNLSEPLRMEMKEKHFLHRQTSDVHWYARLLYSFGCIFLDSYSFNL, from the exons ATGAAGCAGTCCTGGTGGGCCCGCCTGGCACAGCCCGGCCTGCTTGCTGCCTGGACCTGCATATGGCTGGTGCAGGGATGCGGACCGGGCCCTGGGTACGGCATCCGCCCCAGGCCCAGGAAACTCACAGCCATGCACTACAAGCAGTTTTTCCCCAACTTCTCAGAAAACAACCTCGGGGCCAGCGGGAGAGCGGAGGGTAAGATCACACGCAACTCTGAGCGTTTCAACGAACTTGTGTGCAACTACAACCCAGACATCGTCTTCAAAGATGAGGAGAACACCAATGCAGACCGCTTCATGACCAAG CGATGCAAGGACTGTTTGAACAGGTTGGCTATTGCAGTGATGAACCAGTGGCCAGGGGTACACTTACGTGTGACAGAGGCCTGGGATGAGGATGGTCACCATCCTCCTGGCTCTCTGCACTATGAAGGCCGGGCCGTGGATATAACCACTGacgacagagaaacagagaagtaTGGTCTCCTCGCCCAGCTGGCTGTGGAGGCTGGCTTTGACTGGGTCCACTATGAGTCCAAATATCACATCCACTGCTCAGTAAAAGCTG ATCACTCTGTTGCAGTGGAAAAAGGTGGGTGTTTCCCAGGCTGGGCCCGGGTGACTGTAGCTGAAGGGGGACAGAAGAGCCTGTCATCTCTGGCTCCTGGGGACAGAGTCATGGCCCTGTCTGGGACAGGCCAAGTCGTGTTTAGCAAAGTCATCTTGTTTCTGCACCGGGACCAGGAAAGCTGGTCTacttttctgtctctggagACAGAAGATGGCCATAGATTGGCCCTCACTCCACATCACTTGGTCTTTTTAGCCCCCCATTGCAGACTTGACAGCAGTGAGTACCAGGCTAAGTTTGCTAGCAGAGCCAAAACGGGAGACTGTGTTCTCATCCATACCGCAGAGGGTCATGTACGTCCATCTCGAATCAGCTCAGTCTCAGTAGAGGAGAGTATGGGAGTGTATGCGCCCTTGACAGAAGCTGGAACTTTGTTTGTCGATGGAGTGCTTGCATCCAACTATGCACTGGTGGAGCACCACAGACTCGCACACTGGGCGTTTGGACCTGTGCGACTCCTCTCCTCATTCAACCAGCTACTTTGGGGGGAGACAACAAAAGAACAGCAGAACACTGATGGTGAAACAGCTTGCGCCAAGACTCCGATACATTGTAGCACTTTGGCCACAAAGGACAAAGCCAGTGTATATGTGACTAATGGTATTCTGAACAAACAAGACAATCTGAGTGAACCTCTGAGGatggaaatgaaagagaagcaCTTCTTGCATAGACAGACATCAGACGTACACTGGTATGCTAGGTTACTGTACAGTTTTGGATGTATCTTTTTAGACTCCTACTCATTTAATCTTTAA
- the lmbr1l gene encoding limb region 1 homolog-like protein isoform X2 produces the protein MILKMPPSTKLRLWNLVFLFSNLSLVFLMPFAYFFTESEGFAGSKKGVMARVYEAVVLLLLLALLVLGIVWVASALLHDNIARKSLYDLWEYYLPYLYSGISLFGVLLLLLCTPFGLSRMFSVTGNLLVKPRLLEDVEDTLSCTTFEEDSLSRKLNCESTSCWVKLNMEAMKKEYQTVRSKRIALEMRRKASPWQRNLGYPLAMLVLLALTVMCVLMVCFNVLELLLDETAMPRGMEDPHLGLASFSMFGSLGAAVQVVLILYLMVSSVVGFYSSPLFTGLLPRAQDTNLTQIIGNCVSLLILSSALPVFSRTLGITRFDLLGDFGRFNWLGNFYIVFLYNMLFAGLTSASLIKTVTWAVQRELIRAFGLHRLPLTVSRSTVPFRLLLTSGLSKIQ, from the exons ATGATATTGAAGATGCCACCGTCAACAAAATTGC GCTTGTGGAATCtagttttccttttctccaaTTTGTCCCTGGTCTTCCTCATGCCCTTTGCCTACTTCTTCACAGAATCTGAGGGATTTGCAGGGTCCAAAAAG GGGGTGATGGCACGAGTGTATGAAGCAgttgtgctgctgttgctgctggctCTGCTTGTGCTGGGCATTGTGTGGGTGGCATCAGCCCTCCTCCATGACAATATAGCCAGGAAGAGCCTCTATG ACTTGTGGGAGTATTACCTCCCCTACCTGTACTCAGGCATCTCTTTGTTTGGAGTGTTGCTGCTTTTGT TGTGCACTCCATTTGGGTTGTCCCGAATGTTTAGTGTAACTGGCAACCTACTGGTCAAACCAAGG CTGTTGGAAGATGTAGAAGATACACTGAGCTGCACCACATTTGAGGAGGACTCGCTCTCCAGGAAACTGAACT GTGAAAGTACTTCATGCTGGGTCAAGCTGAACATGGAGGCAATGAAAAAAGAGTACCAAACAGTCCGGAGCAAGCGCATCGCTCTGG agatgcgTAGGAAAGCATCCCCATGGCAGCGAAACTTGGGCTATCCACTGGCCATGCTTGTGCTCCTCGCACTGACG GTGATGTGTGTGCTGATGGTCTGTTTCAATGTATTGGAGTTGCTCCTGGATGAGACAGCTATGCCCAGAGGAATGGAG gacCCTCACCTGGGACTGGCCTCCTTCTCTATGTTCGGCTCACTGGGTGCAGCAGTTCAAGTAGTCCTTATCCT CTACCTAATGGTCTCCTCAGTGGTGGGTTTCTATAGTTCCCCTCTCTTCACTGGGCTCCTGCCTCGTGCACAGGACACTAACCTCACACAG ATAATTGGAAACTGTGTTTCACTGCTTATCCTGAGCTCTGCACTGCCAGTCTTTTCACGCACACTTG GGATCACCCGCTTTGATCTACTGGGGGACTTTGGTCGGTTTAACTGGCTTGGGAACTTCTACATAGTCTTCCTGTACAACATGCTGTTTGCTGGTCTCACCTCTGCCTCCCTGATCAAGACAGTCACCTGGGCAGTTCAGAGAGAGCTCATCCGTGCCTTTG GTCTGCACAGGCTGCCTTTAACTGTGTCACGCTCCACCGTCCCCTTCAGACTTCTCCTGACCAGTGGACTTTCGAAAATCCAGTGA